Proteins encoded together in one Candidatus Sulfotelmatobacter sp. window:
- a CDS encoding ABC transporter substrate-binding protein, whose protein sequence is MRIHSSVPAALATALLVTSLGGPTPVAAADNGPIKIAVITDMSGVYSALSGPGAVDAVKMAVEDFGGKVLGRELVVDGIDHRNDGPTAAAKAREEFDSGAELALDLTNSATALAVDGVAKEKHKLEIVTGGASSALTNENCSKYTYHYAYDTYALAHSTGSYIAKTGGKTWYGFVANYAFGKQMLADFSAAIQPFGGSFIANSEIPLGTTDYSSYVIAAKNSHAQVLGLLNAGADTVNSMKAAHQFGLDHDMKIAVGLLFLSDVDALPDVFAGSRITTSWYWDEDKAARAWADRWSARNHGLRPTDIQAADYSAATQWLNAVKAVGSTDADKVVAYLDGRKFNDFYAHHGEWRARDHRVLHDMYVVDVLPKGEVKEPHAWFKILQTIPGEEAFRPVSQSKCVKDW, encoded by the coding sequence ATGCGCATTCATTCTTCCGTCCCGGCGGCGTTGGCCACGGCGCTGCTGGTGACGTCCCTGGGCGGCCCGACGCCGGTCGCCGCCGCCGACAACGGGCCCATCAAGATCGCCGTCATCACCGACATGAGCGGCGTCTACTCCGCGTTGTCGGGACCGGGCGCAGTCGACGCGGTCAAGATGGCCGTGGAGGACTTCGGCGGCAAGGTGCTCGGGCGCGAGCTGGTCGTCGACGGGATCGATCATCGCAACGACGGCCCCACCGCCGCGGCGAAAGCGCGCGAGGAGTTCGACAGCGGCGCCGAGCTGGCGCTCGACCTGACCAACTCGGCGACGGCGCTGGCCGTCGACGGCGTGGCGAAGGAGAAGCACAAGCTCGAGATCGTCACCGGCGGCGCGTCGTCGGCGCTGACCAACGAAAACTGCAGCAAGTACACCTACCACTACGCCTACGACACGTACGCGTTGGCTCACTCCACCGGATCGTACATCGCCAAGACGGGTGGGAAGACGTGGTACGGCTTCGTCGCCAATTACGCGTTCGGCAAGCAGATGCTGGCAGACTTCAGCGCCGCGATCCAGCCGTTCGGCGGATCGTTCATAGCGAACAGCGAGATTCCGCTGGGTACGACCGACTACAGCTCGTACGTGATCGCGGCGAAGAACTCGCACGCGCAAGTGCTGGGCCTGCTCAATGCCGGCGCGGACACGGTCAACAGCATGAAGGCCGCGCATCAGTTCGGCCTCGACCACGACATGAAGATCGCCGTCGGGTTGCTGTTCCTCAGCGACGTCGACGCGTTGCCGGACGTGTTCGCCGGATCGCGCATCACCACGTCCTGGTACTGGGACGAGGACAAGGCCGCGCGCGCATGGGCGGACCGCTGGAGCGCGCGCAATCACGGTCTTCGTCCGACCGACATCCAGGCCGCCGACTACTCCGCCGCGACGCAGTGGCTCAACGCGGTCAAGGCGGTCGGCTCGACCGACGCGGACAAGGTCGTCGCGTACCTGGACGGTCGCAAGTTCAACGACTTCTACGCGCACCACGGCGAGTGGCGCGCGCGCGACCATCGCGTTCTGCACGACATGTACGTCGTCGACGTGCTCCCGAAGGGCGAAGTCAAGGAGCCGCACGCGTGGTTCAAGATCCTGCAGACGATCCCGGGCGAGGAGGCCTTCCGTCCCGTCTCGCAGTCCAAGTGCGTGAAGGACTGGTAG
- a CDS encoding branched-chain amino acid ABC transporter permease: protein MASGAFFALLALGLSVIFGMLRVVNFAHGTMYMLGAFATYYGAQELHLPFYAALIVAPVVVGAFGILLETTLLRRLYGLDPLYNLLLTFALTLVIEDLMRILAGPLGSPYSAPDALSGIVNLGFTLYPLYKLFVIIVALLVCAGTWWIVERSPVGARIRAATENPVLVRALGIDTRRLVTLTFGCGVALAALAGVLAAPTTNVQPSMGDSIIIYTFAIVVIGGLGSVLGSIVAGFALGVLQALGSVFYAPISTTLIFIVMVIVIVLRPAGLFGRAEGSR, encoded by the coding sequence CTGGCGAGCGGCGCGTTCTTCGCGCTGCTCGCCCTCGGGCTGAGCGTGATCTTCGGCATGCTGCGCGTGGTGAACTTCGCGCACGGCACGATGTACATGCTCGGCGCGTTCGCGACCTACTACGGCGCGCAAGAGCTGCACCTCCCGTTCTACGCGGCGCTGATCGTGGCGCCGGTCGTCGTCGGCGCGTTCGGGATCCTGCTCGAGACGACGCTGCTGCGCCGCCTGTACGGGCTCGATCCGCTCTACAACCTGCTGCTGACCTTCGCGCTCACGCTGGTCATCGAAGACCTGATGCGCATCCTGGCCGGACCGCTGGGCTCGCCCTACTCGGCGCCCGACGCGCTGAGCGGGATCGTCAACCTGGGCTTCACGCTCTACCCGCTCTACAAGCTGTTCGTCATCATCGTCGCGCTGCTCGTCTGCGCGGGGACCTGGTGGATCGTCGAACGCTCGCCGGTCGGTGCGCGCATCCGCGCCGCCACCGAGAACCCGGTGCTGGTGCGCGCGCTCGGCATCGACACCCGGCGCCTGGTCACCCTCACGTTCGGCTGCGGCGTGGCACTGGCCGCGCTGGCCGGCGTGCTGGCCGCCCCGACCACCAACGTCCAGCCCAGCATGGGCGACAGCATCATCATCTATACGTTCGCGATCGTCGTCATCGGCGGCCTCGGTTCGGTGCTCGGCTCGATCGTGGCGGGCTTCGCGCTGGGCGTGCTTCAGGCGCTGGGCAGCGTGTTCTACGCGCCCATCTCGACCACGCTGATCTTCATCGTCATGGTGATCGTGATCGTGCTGCGGCCGGCCGGCCTGTTCGGGCGAGCGGAGGGGAGCCGGTGA
- a CDS encoding branched-chain amino acid ABC transporter permease translates to MKRPLLLIGAALLLLAIVLPLPPIRVYPVVAIDLVCFGLFAVSLDLLFGFVGLLSFGQAMFWGGGGYVTAILLARTQLDAVPALCIGVAYALVLAFVVGLISVRRSGIYFAMVTLGIAMIQYFCVFQMTDVTGGENGLSLSSRGHYFGLPLENDVAFYYILVAVVAISVWLTLRLVASPFGMVLRGMRENEQRMVALGYRVNRYKLAVFTIAGGLAGFAGALYALGNRLAGLDMVDWHTSGAVVMMTVLGGIGTIVGPIVGAGLFESLDYFVSKTPIGDKTNLVMGTIFALCVLLFRRGIVGELLAKLGRRAET, encoded by the coding sequence GTGAAGCGGCCGCTGCTGCTCATCGGTGCGGCGCTGTTGCTGCTGGCGATCGTCCTGCCGCTGCCGCCGATTCGCGTCTACCCGGTGGTCGCGATCGACCTGGTGTGCTTCGGGCTGTTCGCGGTCTCGCTCGACTTGCTGTTCGGCTTCGTCGGGCTGCTCTCGTTCGGTCAGGCGATGTTCTGGGGAGGCGGCGGCTACGTGACGGCGATCTTGCTCGCGCGCACGCAGCTGGACGCGGTGCCGGCGCTGTGCATCGGCGTGGCCTACGCGCTGGTGCTGGCGTTCGTCGTCGGCCTGATCTCGGTCCGGCGCTCGGGCATCTACTTCGCGATGGTGACGCTGGGCATCGCGATGATCCAGTATTTCTGCGTGTTCCAGATGACCGACGTCACCGGCGGCGAGAACGGGCTTTCCTTGAGCTCGCGCGGCCATTACTTCGGCCTGCCGCTGGAGAACGACGTCGCGTTCTACTACATCCTGGTCGCGGTGGTCGCGATCAGCGTGTGGCTGACGTTGCGGCTGGTCGCCTCGCCGTTCGGCATGGTGCTGCGCGGGATGCGCGAGAACGAGCAGCGCATGGTCGCGTTGGGCTACCGGGTCAACCGCTACAAGCTGGCCGTGTTCACCATCGCCGGTGGTCTGGCGGGCTTCGCCGGCGCGCTCTACGCGCTGGGCAACCGGCTGGCCGGGCTCGACATGGTCGACTGGCACACCTCGGGCGCGGTCGTCATGATGACCGTGTTGGGCGGCATCGGCACCATCGTCGGCCCGATCGTCGGCGCCGGCTTGTTCGAGTCCCTCGACTACTTCGTCTCGAAGACGCCGATCGGCGACAAGACGAACTTGGTGATGGGGACCATCTTCGCGCTGTGCGTGCTGCTCTTCCGGCGCGGCATCGTCGGCGAGCTGCTGGCGAAGCTGGGACGGCGCGCGGAGACCTGA
- a CDS encoding PHB depolymerase family esterase — protein MSSTHLRAGIAAVAALAGLSLAACSGGASGGANTPTAALDATHQQRSAQSASLGTYHINTSSIMVAGLSSGAFMAVQLDYAYSKTFKGSAIFAGGPYFCAEDNEDLALTQCTDDSPTIPLGTIETDFNNAAAFGYDNPTSNLNGQKSYLFSGTQDTTVYQSVVKALNTEDQHYGIATTTNFTTAAGHGWVTPDVSTACGTTASPYLINCGFDAEQTFLTLLYGTLNARNNGTLTGSLLEFNQNPFVAGGVAATYSMDSNGWLYVPAACASGTTCKLLVALHGCAQSYTDVGNAFITKSGLNEWADTNDLIVLYPQAIPTSYNPYGCWDWWGYTGSDYSATEGIQMEAIDGMVQHLI, from the coding sequence ATGAGTTCTACGCACCTTCGCGCCGGTATCGCCGCCGTCGCAGCCCTCGCGGGCTTGAGCTTGGCCGCCTGTTCGGGCGGCGCGTCCGGCGGCGCGAACACGCCGACCGCCGCGCTCGACGCGACGCACCAACAGCGCTCCGCGCAAAGCGCGAGCCTGGGCACCTATCACATCAACACGTCGTCGATCATGGTCGCCGGCCTCTCGTCGGGCGCGTTCATGGCCGTCCAGCTCGACTACGCGTACTCGAAGACGTTCAAGGGCTCCGCGATCTTCGCCGGCGGCCCGTACTTCTGCGCCGAGGACAACGAAGATCTCGCCCTCACGCAGTGCACCGACGACTCGCCGACGATCCCGCTGGGCACGATCGAGACCGACTTCAACAACGCCGCCGCTTTCGGGTACGACAACCCGACCTCGAATCTGAACGGCCAGAAGAGCTATCTCTTCTCGGGCACGCAGGACACGACCGTGTACCAGAGCGTGGTGAAGGCGCTCAACACCGAAGACCAGCACTACGGCATCGCGACGACGACCAACTTCACCACCGCCGCCGGCCACGGCTGGGTGACCCCCGACGTCTCGACCGCCTGCGGCACGACCGCCAGCCCGTACCTGATCAACTGCGGCTTCGACGCGGAACAGACGTTCCTCACGCTGCTCTACGGCACGCTGAACGCGCGCAACAACGGGACGCTGACGGGCTCGCTGCTGGAGTTCAACCAGAACCCGTTCGTGGCCGGCGGCGTCGCCGCGACCTACTCGATGGACAGCAACGGCTGGCTGTACGTCCCCGCCGCGTGCGCGAGCGGCACGACCTGCAAGCTGCTGGTCGCGCTGCACGGGTGCGCGCAGAGCTACACCGACGTCGGCAACGCGTTCATCACCAAGTCGGGGCTCAACGAGTGGGCCGACACGAACGACTTGATCGTGCTCTACCCGCAGGCGATCCCGACGTCGTACAACCCCTACGGGTGCTGGGACTGGTGGGGCTACACCGGCTCCGACTATTCGGCGACCGAGGGTATCCAGATGGAAGCCATCGACGGGATGGTCCAACACCTGATCTGA
- a CDS encoding ABC transporter ATP-binding protein, with translation MLALRDVQAYYGESHVLHGMTFEVRTGEVATLVGRNGVGKTTTLRTIMGILPPRSGTIELDGVSLTDRPSDRIARLGVGYVPEERGILASLSVQENLTLPPIVGADGWSVERVYEAFPNLRERARAPGTTLSGGEQQMLAIARVLRSGARTILLDEPTEGLAPVIVERIGELIRTMKADGMTVLLVEQNVRFATGVADRHHIVVHGRVAQTLDNAEVVARERELLDLLGV, from the coding sequence ATGCTGGCGCTGCGCGACGTACAGGCGTACTACGGCGAGTCGCACGTCCTGCACGGCATGACCTTCGAGGTCCGCACCGGCGAGGTGGCGACACTGGTGGGCCGCAACGGCGTCGGCAAGACGACGACGCTGCGCACCATCATGGGGATCCTGCCGCCGCGCAGCGGTACGATCGAGCTCGACGGCGTCTCGCTCACCGATCGCCCGTCCGACCGCATCGCGCGGCTGGGCGTCGGGTACGTGCCCGAAGAGCGGGGCATCTTGGCCAGCCTGAGCGTGCAGGAAAACCTGACCTTGCCGCCCATCGTCGGCGCCGACGGTTGGAGCGTCGAGCGCGTCTACGAGGCCTTCCCGAACCTGCGCGAGCGCGCGCGGGCGCCCGGCACGACGCTCTCGGGCGGCGAGCAGCAGATGCTCGCCATCGCGCGCGTGCTGCGCTCGGGCGCGCGCACGATCTTGCTCGACGAACCGACCGAAGGCCTCGCGCCGGTGATCGTCGAGCGCATCGGCGAGCTGATCCGCACCATGAAGGCCGACGGGATGACCGTCTTGCTGGTCGAGCAGAACGTCCGCTTCGCGACCGGGGTCGCGGACCGCCATCACATCGTCGTTCACGGCCGCGTCGCGCAGACGCTCGACAACGCGGAAGTCGTCGCGCGCGAGCGCGAGCTGCTCGATCTCCTGGGCGTCTGA
- a CDS encoding ABC transporter ATP-binding protein, whose protein sequence is MAEPILSTRNVVKVYAGFVALDGVSLDVAAGAIHAVIGPNGAGKTTLFNVLSGFAPATRGSVRFGGEEIVQLDPAAIARLGMVRSFQINSIFPHLTVLDNVKLSLQAKTALSRRLLASPGVTAVLDDPARAALDAVGLDGERDRLAVNLPYGRKRSLELAIALAQEPRVLLLDEPTAGMGLEDVDATVALIRRIAPGRTIVLVEHNLQVVNHLCDRVTVMQRGKVLVEGTYDEVRADARVVTAYLGAGTH, encoded by the coding sequence GTGGCCGAGCCGATCCTCTCGACGCGCAACGTCGTCAAAGTCTACGCGGGCTTCGTTGCGCTCGACGGCGTCTCGCTGGACGTGGCGGCCGGCGCGATCCACGCCGTCATCGGCCCCAACGGCGCCGGCAAGACCACCCTCTTCAACGTCCTCTCGGGGTTCGCACCGGCCACCCGCGGCAGCGTGCGCTTCGGCGGTGAAGAGATCGTGCAGCTCGACCCGGCCGCGATCGCGCGCTTGGGGATGGTGCGCAGCTTCCAGATCAACAGCATCTTCCCGCACCTGACCGTGCTCGACAACGTCAAGCTCTCGCTGCAGGCGAAGACCGCGCTCTCGCGCCGGCTGCTGGCCTCGCCGGGCGTGACCGCGGTCCTCGACGACCCCGCCCGCGCCGCGCTCGACGCGGTCGGCCTGGACGGCGAGCGCGACCGCTTGGCGGTCAATCTGCCCTACGGCCGCAAGCGTTCGCTCGAGCTGGCGATCGCGCTGGCGCAAGAGCCGCGCGTGCTGCTGCTCGACGAGCCGACGGCCGGGATGGGCCTCGAGGACGTCGACGCGACGGTCGCGCTGATTCGCCGCATCGCGCCCGGCCGCACGATCGTGCTGGTCGAGCACAACTTGCAGGTCGTCAACCACCTGTGCGATCGGGTGACCGTCATGCAACGCGGCAAGGTGCTGGTCGAAGGGACGTACGACGAGGTGCGCGCCGACGCGCGCGTGGTGACCGCGTACCTGGGCGCGGGGACGCACTGA
- a CDS encoding hydroxyacid-oxoacid transhydrogenase, whose product MHETVLEIEAPRVKFGRGAIDELGAEAAALGLRRVALFTDRNVAKLELTARALASLRAAGVDVALFDRVRIEPTDGSFRDAAAFAIDAKVDGYISVGGGSTIDTAKAANLYATHPAPFERYVNAPLGEGAAVPGPLAPHIACPTTSGTGSECTGITIFDFEAHAVKTGISSRRLRPTLGLVDPDATRTLPAGVVASSAFDVLAHALESFTAKPYRQRVRPATPLARPLSQGANPYSDLACVEALELLARHLERAVVDAGDEEAREKVMYAATLAGIGFGNAGVHVPHGMAYAVAGLVRDFHPMGYDADHPMVPHGMSVIVSAPAVVRFTAPAAPEKHRRVLGMFAHHKRLADDEVGEALAGALIALMRKTVMPVSLRELGYAPNDVPALVEGAYAQQRLLANAPLPVEREHLVELFTDALRIP is encoded by the coding sequence GTGCACGAGACGGTCCTGGAGATCGAAGCCCCGCGAGTCAAGTTCGGTCGCGGGGCGATCGACGAGCTCGGCGCCGAAGCCGCCGCGCTCGGCCTGCGACGGGTCGCGCTGTTCACCGATCGCAACGTCGCCAAGCTCGAGCTGACGGCGCGCGCGCTGGCGTCCTTGCGCGCGGCCGGCGTCGACGTCGCGCTGTTCGATCGCGTTCGCATTGAGCCGACCGACGGCTCGTTCCGCGATGCGGCCGCCTTCGCCATCGACGCCAAGGTCGACGGGTACATCTCGGTCGGCGGGGGCTCGACGATCGACACCGCCAAGGCGGCCAACCTGTACGCGACCCATCCGGCGCCGTTCGAACGGTACGTCAACGCGCCGCTGGGCGAGGGCGCGGCGGTGCCGGGCCCGCTCGCGCCGCACATCGCCTGCCCGACGACCTCGGGGACGGGCAGCGAGTGCACCGGCATCACGATCTTCGATTTCGAGGCGCACGCGGTGAAGACGGGGATCTCCTCGCGCCGCCTGCGGCCGACGCTCGGGCTGGTCGATCCCGACGCGACGCGCACGCTGCCGGCCGGGGTCGTCGCCTCGAGCGCTTTCGACGTGCTCGCGCACGCGCTCGAGTCGTTCACCGCCAAACCCTACCGGCAGCGGGTGCGGCCGGCGACGCCGCTCGCGCGGCCGCTCTCGCAGGGAGCGAACCCGTACAGCGATCTCGCCTGCGTCGAAGCGCTCGAGCTGTTGGCGCGGCACTTGGAACGCGCGGTCGTCGACGCCGGCGACGAGGAGGCGCGCGAGAAGGTCATGTACGCCGCGACGCTGGCCGGCATCGGCTTCGGCAACGCCGGCGTGCACGTGCCGCACGGGATGGCGTACGCGGTAGCCGGCCTGGTGCGCGACTTCCATCCCATGGGCTACGATGCCGATCATCCGATGGTGCCGCACGGCATGTCGGTGATCGTGAGCGCGCCGGCCGTCGTGCGCTTCACCGCACCGGCCGCGCCGGAGAAGCATCGACGCGTGCTCGGCATGTTCGCGCACCACAAACGCCTGGCCGACGACGAGGTCGGCGAGGCGCTGGCCGGCGCGCTGATCGCGTTGATGCGCAAGACCGTCATGCCGGTCAGCTTGCGCGAGCTCGGCTACGCGCCGAACGACGTGCCGGCGCTGGTCGAGGGCGCGTACGCGCAGCAGCGGCTGCTCGCCAACGCGCCCTTGCCGGTCGAGCGCGAGCATTTGGTCGAGCTGTTCACCGACGCGCTGCGCATTCCGTGA
- the dtd gene encoding D-aminoacyl-tRNA deacylase, with the protein MRAVVQRVTQAAVTVAGERIAGIERGLLVLVGVAVDDDERAAAALASKVAGLRVFDDGAGAMNLGLADVGGAVLLVSQFTLLGDVRKGRRPSFITAARGEPAERLYLRVADGLRAAGIAVQTGRFGADMAVALVNDGPVTILIDTERSF; encoded by the coding sequence GTGAGGGCGGTCGTCCAGCGCGTCACGCAGGCCGCGGTCACCGTCGCGGGCGAGCGGATCGCCGGCATCGAACGCGGCTTGCTGGTGCTGGTCGGGGTCGCCGTCGACGACGACGAGCGCGCCGCCGCCGCGCTCGCGAGCAAGGTCGCCGGGCTGCGCGTCTTCGACGACGGCGCGGGCGCGATGAACCTGGGACTGGCGGACGTCGGCGGCGCGGTGCTGCTGGTCTCGCAGTTCACCTTGCTCGGCGACGTGCGCAAAGGCCGCCGGCCCTCGTTCATCACCGCCGCGCGCGGCGAGCCGGCCGAGCGCCTGTACCTGCGGGTCGCCGACGGCTTGCGCGCGGCCGGGATCGCCGTTCAGACCGGCCGTTTCGGCGCCGACATGGCGGTCGCGCTCGTCAACGACGGTCCGGTCACGATCCTGATCGACACCGAGCGGAGCTTCTGA
- a CDS encoding enoyl-CoA hydratase → MIRVEHDGEGIATVTIDNLAARNAMTFAMWDALRDHARALDADPSVRVVVITGAGGAAFVSGTAITEFRGFTADDGAAYERRMDAVMEALEAIRVPVIAAIAGACTGGGVAIASTCDLRIGEPAVRIGVPIARTLGNCLSIANLARVADLVGVPAAKALLFSARLLDAQAALHAGLLNEVVLDVDALLPRAHEIARGMLALAPLTLRATKEGFRRLRAARALPAGSDLIRACYGSDDFREGVTAFLEKRAPRWSGT, encoded by the coding sequence GTGATTCGGGTCGAGCACGACGGCGAGGGGATCGCGACCGTCACCATCGACAACCTGGCCGCGCGCAACGCGATGACGTTCGCGATGTGGGACGCGCTGCGCGACCACGCGCGCGCACTCGACGCCGATCCGAGCGTGCGGGTCGTCGTCATCACCGGGGCGGGCGGCGCGGCGTTCGTCAGCGGGACCGCGATCACCGAGTTCCGCGGCTTCACCGCCGACGACGGCGCCGCGTACGAACGGCGCATGGACGCCGTCATGGAGGCGCTGGAAGCGATCCGCGTCCCGGTCATCGCGGCGATCGCCGGCGCCTGCACGGGCGGCGGCGTCGCGATCGCCTCGACCTGCGACCTGCGCATCGGCGAGCCGGCGGTACGCATCGGCGTCCCGATCGCGCGCACGCTGGGCAACTGTCTGTCGATCGCCAACCTGGCCCGAGTCGCCGACCTGGTCGGCGTTCCGGCGGCCAAGGCGCTCTTGTTCAGCGCGCGGCTGCTCGACGCGCAGGCGGCCTTGCACGCCGGTCTGTTGAACGAGGTCGTTCTCGACGTCGACGCGCTGCTCCCGCGCGCGCACGAGATCGCGCGCGGGATGCTTGCGCTCGCGCCGCTGACGCTGCGCGCGACGAAGGAGGGCTTTCGCCGCCTGCGCGCCGCGCGCGCGCTGCCCGCCGGCAGCGATCTGATCCGCGCGTGCTACGGCAGCGACGACTTCCGCGAAGGCGTCACGGCCTTTCTCGAAAAGCGCGCGCCGCGCTGGAGCGGCACCTAG
- a CDS encoding CoA transferase has product MPTTSLPPLHGLRVVEVGNFMAVPFCGMQLADLGADVVKVENPHGGDLTRATGPFVAGESSNFVRLNRNKRSLALDLKAQAGKDVFRRLAARADVVIENLRPGTMRDLGLDEPVLRAGNPGLIYCAASGFGADGPYADRPGLDIIAQGMSGLMSITGEPGRPPVKVGVPIADLTCGLYATIAVLAALRARERDGRGQSIDVSLLESAVSFAVWEAGRWFATGEVPQPTGSAHQSIAPYQAVRAADGFFTFGANTQAHWLRVCEVFGVPALADDARFADNQQRVAHRDALIAALEAVTVTRPVEDWIAALTQAGIPCGPIWSYDRVFTDPHLQQRGFFSDAPHPTLGAVRQIGSPLRLSETPPRIERAGPLLGADSLAVLRELGFADGELDALAAAGVTVQA; this is encoded by the coding sequence ATGCCCACGACGAGCCTTCCCCCGCTGCACGGCCTCCGGGTGGTCGAGGTCGGCAACTTCATGGCGGTCCCGTTTTGCGGGATGCAGCTGGCCGATCTCGGTGCAGATGTGGTGAAGGTCGAGAACCCGCACGGCGGCGACCTGACGCGCGCGACCGGCCCGTTCGTCGCGGGCGAGAGCTCGAACTTCGTGCGGCTCAACCGCAACAAGCGCAGCCTCGCGCTCGACTTGAAGGCGCAGGCCGGCAAGGACGTGTTCCGCCGGCTCGCGGCGCGCGCCGACGTCGTGATCGAGAACCTGCGGCCCGGCACGATGCGCGATCTGGGGCTCGACGAGCCGGTGCTGCGAGCCGGCAATCCCGGCTTGATCTACTGCGCTGCCTCGGGCTTCGGCGCCGACGGTCCGTACGCGGATCGACCGGGGCTCGACATCATCGCGCAGGGAATGTCCGGTCTCATGAGCATCACCGGCGAACCCGGTCGGCCCCCGGTCAAGGTCGGCGTTCCGATCGCGGACCTGACCTGCGGCTTGTACGCGACGATCGCCGTCCTGGCGGCGCTGCGCGCGCGCGAGCGCGACGGCCGCGGACAGTCGATCGACGTCTCGCTGCTCGAGTCGGCCGTCTCGTTCGCGGTCTGGGAGGCCGGACGCTGGTTCGCGACCGGCGAGGTCCCGCAGCCGACGGGCTCGGCGCATCAGTCGATCGCGCCGTACCAAGCCGTGCGGGCCGCCGACGGGTTCTTCACCTTCGGCGCCAACACGCAGGCGCACTGGTTGCGCGTGTGCGAGGTCTTCGGGGTGCCCGCGCTCGCCGACGACGCGCGCTTCGCCGACAACCAGCAGCGGGTGGCGCATCGCGACGCGCTGATCGCCGCGCTCGAAGCGGTGACCGTGACGCGGCCGGTCGAGGACTGGATCGCGGCGCTGACGCAGGCCGGGATCCCGTGCGGACCGATCTGGAGCTACGACCGCGTGTTCACCGATCCACACCTGCAGCAACGCGGGTTCTTCAGCGACGCGCCGCATCCGACGCTCGGCGCGGTGCGGCAGATCGGCTCGCCGCTGCGTCTGAGCGAAACGCCGCCGCGGATCGAGCGTGCGGGACCGCTCTTGGGAGCGGACTCGCTGGCGGTCTTGCGCGAGCTGGGCTTCGCGGACGGTGAGCTGGACGCGCTGGCCGCCGCCGGCGTGACGGTGCAGGCGTGA
- a CDS encoding TRAP transporter substrate-binding protein, translated as MQGKTTRGAFITSSAAAFASIAVVRSPARAAQWTYKAGTNQPVDHPLSVAMKNLWDTVRAETGGKLDVQTFPNNQLGGDTAMLQQMRSGALQFMTLDGAILASVVPVAAIQGVGFAFKDSAQAFQAFDGKLGAYIRNDIASKGLFAFDLIWENGMRNITSSTHPVKNAADLSGFKIRTPEGRLYLDLFKSLGAAPTPINFSELYTSLQTHVVDGQENPLLNIEFARFYEVQKYLSMSAHMWSGYWLMGNADVWKGLPPDVQAIVSKNARLAAQKQRTAVVNYNNSLAGKLRSQGMAINEVDREGLRAKLGAFYGRWKDEFGPTAWGLLEEYSGKLG; from the coding sequence ATGCAAGGCAAGACCACGCGCGGTGCATTCATCACGTCGTCGGCGGCGGCGTTCGCCTCGATCGCCGTCGTGCGCAGCCCCGCGCGCGCGGCGCAATGGACGTACAAGGCGGGCACGAATCAGCCGGTCGACCATCCGCTCAGCGTCGCGATGAAGAACCTGTGGGACACGGTGCGCGCGGAGACCGGCGGCAAGCTCGACGTCCAGACCTTCCCCAACAACCAGCTGGGCGGCGATACCGCGATGCTGCAGCAGATGCGCTCGGGCGCGCTGCAGTTCATGACGCTCGACGGCGCGATCCTGGCCTCCGTCGTGCCGGTCGCCGCGATCCAGGGCGTCGGCTTCGCGTTCAAGGACTCGGCTCAAGCCTTCCAGGCCTTCGACGGCAAGCTGGGCGCGTACATCCGCAACGACATCGCGAGCAAAGGGCTCTTCGCGTTCGACCTGATCTGGGAGAACGGGATGCGGAACATCACCTCCTCCACGCATCCGGTCAAGAACGCCGCCGACCTGTCGGGCTTCAAGATTCGCACGCCCGAAGGCCGCCTGTATCTGGATCTGTTCAAATCACTGGGCGCGGCGCCGACGCCGATCAACTTCAGCGAGCTCTACACCTCGCTGCAGACGCACGTCGTCGACGGACAGGAGAACCCACTGCTCAACATCGAGTTCGCGCGCTTCTACGAGGTGCAGAAGTACCTGAGCATGTCGGCGCACATGTGGAGCGGCTATTGGCTGATGGGCAACGCCGACGTCTGGAAGGGCCTGCCGCCCGACGTACAGGCGATCGTGAGCAAGAACGCGCGCCTGGCCGCGCAAAAGCAGCGCACGGCCGTCGTCAACTACAACAACAGCTTGGCCGGCAAGCTCCGCTCGCAGGGGATGGCGATCAACGAGGTCGACCGGGAAGGCTTGCGCGCCAAGCTGGGCGCGTTCTACGGCCGCTGGAAGGACGAGTTCGGGCCGACGGCGTGGGGACTGCTCGAGGAGTACAGCGGCAAGCTCGGCTGA